One part of the Deltaproteobacteria bacterium genome encodes these proteins:
- a CDS encoding CoA transferase: MATRPLAGITVVDLGGTVATAACGRLFADFGARVIDLEPPGGFETRRLAPLAGGESALHGLLSPSKESAIVASEADALRWCAGTDIVLDFGPPRIRHARIHEASPRAIVGALSWHGLTGPLASTAGSDATIAAQVGWIKGFGKPGDTPRIPAGFPLSLLGGVTAFIALSAELTARELGRARANAVVDVSVLESAMCLTEVAPIAFFGWADLFLRLGLNRFPPNYPATIYATREGWLGVTALTPKQWRDLCALLDLPEAARDPRFRTYNQRLIHGDAVDAALAPVFLTRSADEWVEAGQARRIPLTRVHTPAQLLASPQLEARGSLRDVALASGRTLRAPSQPFRLTRTPALGAARVAKLGECGAPPSPRTSPVGAAEQRAPLREPTLRPDLLRGVRILDLTMGWAGPLAGRHLADLGAEVIKIESRQRIDWWRGPEVSERFLRERLYEKSVSHNMVNRNKLGITLDFTVPRGRAVFERLVAEADAVIENFSAGVMDKLGLGERELLMINPRLAIVTMPPFGRGGPMHEFRAYGSTVEQASGLPHQNGNPDEPPTMSHIALGDPVAGVHGAAALALALLHVKRTGEGQLVDLSQAEALTSLGVQGVAHQALLGEAPPRLGNRHASYAPQGNYRCAGEDQWLTLTVTSDAQWLALRDAVGDSALFDPALEGAAARRAEHERIDAAISAWALARERDDVVEILRARGIPAAGVHDVNEVLLHPQLEARGFWQWIEREVVGTQPSPSAPHRTSDAPHAIELPAPLLGEHTREVLGTLLALSGAEMDALEAEGVIGTEPSFALADGGL; the protein is encoded by the coding sequence ATGGCCACGCGCCCGCTGGCAGGAATCACGGTCGTCGACCTCGGCGGCACAGTCGCCACAGCCGCCTGCGGGCGCCTCTTCGCCGACTTCGGCGCGCGCGTGATCGACCTCGAGCCGCCCGGCGGCTTCGAGACGCGCCGCCTCGCACCGCTCGCGGGCGGCGAGAGCGCCCTGCACGGGCTGCTCTCGCCGAGCAAGGAGAGCGCGATCGTCGCGAGCGAAGCCGACGCGCTGCGCTGGTGTGCCGGCACCGACATCGTGCTCGACTTCGGCCCGCCGCGCATCCGGCACGCGCGGATCCACGAGGCTTCACCTCGCGCGATCGTGGGCGCGCTCTCGTGGCACGGCCTCACGGGGCCGCTCGCGAGCACGGCCGGGAGCGACGCCACGATCGCCGCGCAGGTCGGCTGGATCAAAGGCTTCGGCAAACCCGGCGACACACCGCGCATACCGGCGGGCTTCCCGCTCTCGTTGCTGGGCGGGGTCACCGCATTCATCGCACTCAGCGCCGAGCTGACCGCACGCGAGCTCGGCCGCGCGCGCGCGAACGCCGTGGTCGACGTGTCCGTGCTCGAGTCCGCGATGTGCCTCACCGAGGTCGCGCCGATCGCGTTCTTCGGCTGGGCCGATCTGTTCCTGCGCCTCGGGCTGAACCGCTTCCCGCCGAACTACCCCGCCACGATCTACGCCACGCGCGAGGGCTGGCTCGGCGTGACGGCACTCACGCCGAAGCAGTGGCGCGACCTGTGCGCGCTCTTGGACCTGCCCGAGGCCGCGCGCGACCCGCGCTTCCGCACGTACAACCAGCGCCTCATCCACGGCGACGCCGTCGACGCCGCGCTCGCCCCGGTCTTCCTCACGCGCAGCGCCGACGAGTGGGTGGAGGCAGGCCAGGCGCGCCGCATTCCGCTCACGCGCGTGCACACGCCCGCGCAGCTGCTCGCGAGCCCGCAGCTCGAAGCGCGCGGCAGCCTGCGCGACGTCGCGCTCGCGAGTGGACGCACGCTCCGCGCACCGAGCCAGCCCTTCCGCCTCACGCGCACGCCCGCGCTCGGCGCCGCGCGCGTCGCGAAGCTCGGCGAGTGCGGCGCGCCGCCGTCGCCGCGCACGAGCCCCGTCGGCGCAGCCGAGCAGCGCGCTCCGCTGCGCGAGCCCACGCTGCGCCCCGACTTGTTACGGGGCGTGCGCATCCTCGATCTCACGATGGGCTGGGCGGGACCGCTCGCAGGGCGCCACCTCGCCGATCTCGGCGCGGAGGTGATCAAGATCGAGTCGCGCCAGCGCATCGACTGGTGGCGCGGACCCGAAGTGAGCGAGCGCTTCCTGCGCGAGCGGCTCTACGAGAAGTCCGTCTCGCACAACATGGTGAACCGCAACAAGCTCGGCATCACGCTCGACTTCACCGTGCCGCGCGGGCGCGCAGTGTTCGAGCGGCTGGTCGCCGAGGCCGACGCCGTGATCGAGAACTTCTCGGCGGGCGTGATGGACAAGCTCGGCCTCGGCGAGCGCGAGCTGCTGATGATCAACCCGCGCCTCGCGATCGTGACGATGCCGCCGTTCGGACGCGGCGGGCCGATGCACGAGTTTCGCGCGTACGGCTCCACGGTCGAGCAGGCCTCGGGGCTGCCGCACCAGAACGGCAACCCGGACGAGCCGCCGACCATGTCGCACATCGCACTCGGCGATCCGGTCGCCGGCGTGCACGGCGCCGCGGCCCTCGCGCTCGCGCTGCTGCACGTGAAGCGCACCGGCGAGGGCCAGCTCGTCGACCTCTCCCAGGCCGAGGCCCTGACCAGCCTCGGCGTTCAGGGCGTGGCGCATCAAGCGCTGCTCGGCGAAGCGCCGCCACGGCTCGGCAACCGGCACGCGAGCTACGCGCCGCAGGGGAACTATCGCTGCGCGGGCGAGGACCAGTGGCTGACGCTCACGGTGACGAGCGATGCGCAGTGGCTCGCGCTGCGCGATGCGGTCGGCGACAGCGCGCTGTTCGATCCCGCGCTCGAGGGCGCAGCCGCGCGCCGCGCGGAGCACGAGCGCATCGATGCGGCGATCTCTGCCTGGGCGCTCGCGCGCGAGCGCGACGACGTCGTCGAGATCCTGCGCGCGCGCGGCATCCCCGCCGCCGGGGTTCACGACGTGAACGAGGTGCTGCTGCATCCCCAGCTCGAAGCGCGCGGCTTCTGGCAGTGGATCGAGCGCGAGGTGGTGGGCACGCAGCCGAGCCCGAGCGCGCCGCACCGCACGAGCGATGCGCCGCACGCGATCGAGCTGCCCGCGCCGCTGCTCGGCGAGCACACGCGCGAAGTGCTCGGGACTCTGCTCGCGCTGAGCGGCGCGGAGATGGATGCGCTCGAAGCGGAAGGCGTGATCGGTACGGAGCCGTCGTTCGCGCTCGCCGACGGAGGCCTGTGA
- a CDS encoding phytanoyl-CoA dioxygenase family protein, translated as MLRGLNAPVFEADYGDDEPAMQKYREAGTQRALALGNRGPIRFAANGGLAPEIRDAYARCGFFVFTGVLGEDELTDLERDVNELLERAPVAKGAPLDKHGRPALSSECKAPNLSWVKPLSDPLGGTAAAHGRHPVKMSEPARPAGAPEHVLQLVLGSLQFSEACLRVYAHPELLGVAAAINGPDFTPFNEAVWIKHAGLGGSVAWHQDAWTHWESPALDDDTHGFNFMAQLYGCDAANGLWVVPGSHHARADIVALARAAGSDRLPAAVPLVCEPGDVAICSRQVIHGSFANVSQKPRVTINFGFHRRSSVLGVRTGGVHNPVATYDEAYIASRSRVIGYAIDARRQRFPHERAFAYAPHAGRDSEYRWTPEARAGLRDYNLQDLGI; from the coding sequence ATGCTGCGTGGACTGAACGCGCCGGTGTTCGAGGCCGACTACGGCGACGACGAGCCCGCGATGCAGAAGTACCGCGAGGCAGGGACGCAGCGCGCGCTCGCGCTCGGCAACCGCGGGCCGATTCGCTTCGCCGCGAACGGCGGCCTCGCGCCGGAGATTCGCGACGCGTACGCGCGCTGCGGCTTCTTCGTCTTCACCGGAGTGCTCGGCGAGGACGAGCTGACCGACCTCGAGCGCGACGTGAACGAGCTGCTCGAGCGCGCACCGGTCGCGAAGGGCGCGCCGCTCGACAAGCACGGCCGCCCCGCACTGAGCAGCGAGTGCAAGGCGCCGAACCTCAGCTGGGTGAAGCCGCTCTCCGACCCGCTCGGCGGAACCGCGGCCGCGCACGGGCGGCATCCCGTGAAGATGAGCGAGCCCGCGCGGCCGGCCGGCGCGCCGGAGCACGTGCTGCAGCTCGTGCTCGGCTCGCTCCAGTTCTCGGAGGCGTGCCTGCGCGTGTACGCGCACCCGGAGTTGTTAGGGGTTGCCGCCGCGATCAACGGCCCGGACTTCACGCCGTTCAACGAGGCGGTGTGGATCAAGCACGCCGGCCTCGGCGGCTCGGTCGCGTGGCACCAGGACGCGTGGACGCACTGGGAGAGCCCCGCGCTCGACGACGACACGCACGGCTTCAACTTCATGGCGCAGCTGTATGGCTGCGACGCCGCGAACGGCCTGTGGGTCGTGCCTGGCTCGCATCACGCGAGGGCCGACATCGTGGCGCTGGCGCGCGCGGCGGGCAGCGACCGCCTGCCCGCCGCGGTGCCCCTCGTGTGCGAGCCCGGCGACGTCGCGATCTGCAGTCGCCAGGTCATCCACGGCTCCTTCGCGAACGTCAGCCAGAAGCCGCGCGTCACGATCAACTTCGGCTTCCACCGCCGCAGCTCCGTGCTCGGCGTGCGCACCGGCGGCGTGCACAACCCCGTCGCCACCTACGACGAGGCCTACATCGCGAGCCGCTCGCGCGTGATCGGCTACGCGATCGACGCGCGCCGCCAGCGCTTCCCGCACGAGCGCGCGTTCGCGTACGCGCCGCACGCGGGGCGCGATAGCGAGTACCGCTGGACGCCCGAGGCGAGGGCGGGCCTGCGCGACTACAACCTGCAGGATCTGGGGATCTGA
- a CDS encoding SDR family oxidoreductase, with amino-acid sequence MERELAGKVAIVTGAGRMRSIGRPIARLLARAGADIVVTGTGRSPERYPEDEKKAGWRDIESVAEEVRAEGARCLALVSDVRDEAAVDALVARTARELGRLDIVVNNAGAARGEDRVACVDLPYAAWKQVVVTNLDGTFLLSRAAARQLIKQGQGGSIVNISSIASKLAPANTAAYAASKAGINALSHALAMELAPHRIRVNAVCPGVIDTYRMDDVGRGEAWQQMVKQMIPLGAPGDGWEIAEMTLFLASPRGAWITGQAINVDGGTVWH; translated from the coding sequence ATGGAGAGAGAGCTCGCGGGCAAGGTGGCGATCGTCACGGGGGCGGGGCGGATGCGCAGCATCGGGCGGCCGATCGCGCGGCTGCTTGCGCGCGCGGGCGCCGACATCGTGGTGACGGGCACGGGCCGCTCGCCCGAGCGCTACCCCGAGGACGAGAAGAAGGCGGGCTGGCGCGACATCGAGAGCGTCGCGGAGGAGGTGCGGGCGGAAGGCGCGCGCTGCCTCGCGCTCGTGTCGGACGTGCGCGACGAGGCGGCGGTCGACGCGCTCGTGGCGCGCACCGCGCGCGAGCTCGGGCGGCTCGACATCGTGGTGAACAACGCCGGCGCCGCGCGCGGCGAAGACCGCGTGGCGTGCGTCGATCTCCCGTACGCGGCGTGGAAGCAGGTCGTCGTGACCAACCTCGACGGCACGTTCTTGCTCTCGCGCGCCGCCGCGCGGCAGCTCATCAAACAGGGGCAGGGCGGCAGCATCGTGAACATCTCCTCGATCGCCTCGAAGCTCGCGCCCGCGAACACCGCTGCGTACGCCGCCTCGAAGGCGGGCATCAACGCGCTCAGCCACGCGCTCGCGATGGAGCTCGCGCCGCACAGGATTCGCGTGAACGCGGTGTGCCCCGGCGTGATCGACACCTACCGCATGGACGACGTGGGCCGCGGCGAGGCGTGGCAGCAGATGGTGAAGCAGATGATCCCGCTCGGGGCGCCGGGCGACGGCTGGGAGATCGCCGAAATGACGCTCTTCCTCGCCTCGCCGCGCGGCGCCTGGATCACCGGCCAGGCGATCAACGTGGACGGCGGGACGGTCTGGCACTGA
- a CDS encoding cytochrome P450 — translation MSHPAKRPERLTEVDLFAYGAQEHWYAAYDILHREAPVQRLPDDGFTPGTDGYVLTKYDDVARVVRDPVRYKPTLTFAVEGILAAGRTPDMTNAMMESMATLRPSIELWRSHRQELTDPWVGPGATRHTAMVTECADRLIDKFIDRGEVEFISEFARPLPQMVMARVLGFPESDIPKLAEWGTAQVASFVWGKSHRNQVTPEQMREQFTWLDGFKEYVQRAVEQKRANPQNDMISFLTQVTYQALGRKLSDIEINGIVYAMVLGGLETTQYAIEEQAQLLCEQPNVWRALKADREKIRGFTEEAMRLRAPTQGLSTRITTQDEVFQGVTVPKGSLLHLRWAAANIDPEEWENANELQLDRKAVTKHLTFSAGPRVCPGAGISRLEQVIAWRRLFARIDTLEYAPDVEIKHQPGIMLGTLALKLRFTKAATPG, via the coding sequence ATGTCGCACCCCGCGAAGCGCCCCGAGCGCCTCACGGAGGTCGACCTGTTCGCCTACGGCGCGCAGGAACACTGGTACGCCGCGTACGACATCCTTCACCGGGAGGCGCCGGTACAGCGCCTCCCGGATGATGGCTTCACACCTGGCACCGACGGCTACGTGCTGACGAAGTACGACGATGTCGCGCGCGTCGTGCGCGATCCGGTGCGGTACAAGCCGACGCTCACGTTCGCCGTGGAAGGCATCCTCGCGGCCGGTCGCACGCCCGACATGACGAACGCGATGATGGAATCGATGGCGACGCTGCGGCCGTCGATCGAGCTGTGGCGCTCGCACCGGCAGGAGCTCACGGATCCGTGGGTCGGGCCGGGCGCGACGCGGCACACGGCGATGGTCACGGAGTGCGCGGATCGGCTGATCGACAAGTTCATCGATCGCGGCGAGGTCGAGTTCATCTCGGAGTTCGCACGCCCGCTGCCGCAGATGGTGATGGCGCGCGTGCTCGGCTTCCCCGAGTCCGACATCCCGAAGCTCGCCGAGTGGGGCACCGCGCAGGTCGCCTCGTTCGTCTGGGGCAAGAGCCATCGCAACCAGGTCACGCCCGAGCAGATGCGCGAGCAGTTCACCTGGCTCGACGGCTTCAAGGAGTACGTGCAGCGCGCGGTCGAGCAGAAGCGCGCGAATCCGCAGAACGACATGATCAGCTTTCTCACGCAGGTGACTTATCAGGCGCTCGGCCGGAAGCTCAGCGACATCGAGATCAACGGCATCGTCTACGCGATGGTGCTGGGCGGGCTCGAGACGACGCAGTACGCGATCGAGGAGCAGGCGCAGCTGCTCTGCGAGCAGCCGAACGTGTGGCGTGCGCTGAAGGCCGACCGCGAGAAGATTCGCGGCTTCACCGAGGAAGCGATGCGGCTGCGCGCTCCGACGCAGGGCCTCTCGACGCGCATCACGACGCAGGACGAGGTGTTCCAGGGCGTGACGGTGCCGAAGGGCTCGCTGCTCCATCTGCGCTGGGCGGCGGCGAACATCGACCCCGAGGAATGGGAGAACGCGAACGAGCTTCAGCTCGACCGCAAGGCGGTGACGAAGCACCTCACGTTCTCCGCGGGCCCGCGCGTGTGCCCGGGCGCCGGCATCTCGCGCCTCGAGCAGGTGATCGCGTGGCGGCGCTTGTTCGCGCGGATCGACACGCTCGAGTACGCGCCCGACGTCGAGATCAAGCATCAGCCGGGGATCATGCTCGGCACGCTCGCGTTGAAGCTGCGCTTCACGAAGGCGGCGACGCCCGGCTAG
- a CDS encoding TonB-dependent receptor, which produces MASRTSRLVLAALLATGVAQGARAQDTAATPPPAPAPAEPAREGIEEIIVTGTKRQQVSQDVPIAITAISEAMIDNQFRTDVLALGEMTPGVALGQVAGFRAIAGGVRGTGQNSILVTQDSSVVLLVDEFALSNVQAQFVELFDVERVEIYRGPQGTLFGKSATGGAISIVTKRPVLEEFSADFELQYGTFNGSDGPSSSTIKKYRAAVNVPITDTLALRVTGIVDKDEGYYTNDKDTSTFPTSWLLGFAPVPPGFSTRTVGSGEKLNNTDVLAGKVKLLWQPSEMYEAYFIADFLDDDSGSPPGVNESEPTMLLPLLGFPSIQDAGHKDVLSTGISNQCFEGNSDALCVKDGHRTSVEGYMLHQTLNLDKVTLLAITGWRNQEEILASTYTGEAYASLFDATRNTTKRNTQIELRASTNFEGPFTMVGGFSWTREQTDMLAYATVGLLSLVTFVDNDRNDGIPAPLVDSNGFLNLDTSYQTDPGMGGAAQDRKTTAFYADGTFEFLERWSITAGMRWTKDKKDFFRRANSGGPCTALTQSKDAVDVDTDSNPLTPPVCLDARSNAVSRVGVGFSSKDLKPFDIPLPNSAFGINSRFDDSWSEVTYRFVLDYDLTDASMAYVSFATGFIPGGFTETCSSLTTCNPFDSETNWNVEVGFKGQFLENTLQTNAAVFFTQYKDLIRSQVVPFTDPFGLTTQETINVNAGVSQATGIELEGTWLATDGLSFSGNFAYLHHEYEKFVLNGNDLSDLDVPFSPKFKWGITGTYEHEIPWGSLAYNLIYSHQHKAQMSVFNSPKTQMSQWDTIDANVTFRPEGDRYFFTIWGKNLTDERTRLAANSVAGLWNFTMYGRPRSYGFEVGVEFGGE; this is translated from the coding sequence ATGGCTTCGAGGACATCACGACTCGTTCTGGCTGCACTGCTCGCGACGGGAGTCGCGCAGGGCGCACGCGCGCAAGACACGGCGGCGACTCCGCCTCCCGCGCCCGCGCCGGCTGAGCCCGCGCGCGAGGGGATCGAGGAGATCATCGTCACGGGCACCAAGCGCCAGCAGGTGTCGCAGGACGTGCCGATCGCGATCACCGCGATCAGCGAAGCGATGATCGACAACCAGTTCCGCACCGACGTGCTCGCGCTCGGCGAGATGACCCCCGGCGTGGCGCTCGGTCAGGTCGCCGGCTTCCGCGCGATCGCCGGCGGCGTGCGCGGCACCGGCCAGAACTCGATCCTCGTGACGCAGGACTCTTCCGTCGTGCTGCTCGTCGACGAGTTCGCGCTCTCGAACGTGCAGGCGCAGTTCGTCGAGCTCTTCGACGTCGAGCGCGTCGAGATCTACCGCGGGCCGCAAGGCACGCTGTTCGGCAAGAGCGCGACCGGCGGCGCGATCTCGATCGTGACGAAGCGCCCCGTGCTCGAGGAGTTCAGCGCCGACTTCGAGCTGCAGTACGGCACGTTCAACGGCTCGGATGGCCCGAGCAGCTCCACGATCAAGAAGTACCGCGCGGCGGTGAACGTCCCGATCACGGACACGCTCGCACTGCGCGTCACCGGCATCGTCGACAAGGACGAGGGCTACTACACGAACGACAAGGACACCTCGACGTTCCCGACGTCTTGGCTGCTCGGCTTTGCTCCGGTCCCGCCCGGCTTCAGCACACGAACCGTGGGCTCGGGCGAAAAGCTCAACAACACGGACGTCCTCGCCGGCAAGGTGAAGCTGCTCTGGCAGCCCTCGGAGATGTACGAGGCCTACTTCATCGCCGACTTCCTCGACGACGACTCGGGCTCACCGCCGGGCGTGAACGAGAGCGAGCCGACGATGCTGCTCCCGCTGCTCGGCTTCCCCTCGATTCAAGACGCGGGCCACAAGGACGTGCTCAGCACCGGCATCAGCAACCAGTGCTTCGAGGGGAACTCGGACGCCCTGTGCGTCAAGGACGGCCATCGGACGAGTGTCGAGGGCTACATGCTCCATCAGACGCTGAACCTCGACAAAGTCACGCTCTTGGCGATCACGGGGTGGCGAAATCAGGAGGAGATCCTCGCCAGCACGTACACCGGTGAGGCCTACGCTTCGCTCTTCGACGCGACGCGCAACACCACGAAGCGCAACACGCAGATCGAGCTTCGCGCGAGCACGAACTTCGAGGGCCCGTTCACGATGGTGGGCGGCTTCTCGTGGACGCGGGAGCAGACCGACATGCTCGCGTACGCGACGGTCGGGTTGCTGAGCCTCGTGACGTTCGTCGACAACGACCGAAACGACGGCATCCCCGCGCCACTCGTGGACTCGAATGGCTTCCTCAATCTGGACACGAGCTACCAGACGGACCCGGGCATGGGCGGCGCCGCGCAAGATCGCAAGACGACCGCGTTCTACGCGGACGGCACGTTCGAGTTCCTCGAGCGCTGGTCGATCACGGCTGGCATGCGCTGGACGAAGGACAAGAAGGACTTCTTCCGCCGCGCGAACTCGGGCGGCCCGTGCACGGCGCTGACGCAGTCCAAAGACGCGGTGGACGTGGATACGGATTCCAACCCGCTCACGCCGCCCGTGTGCCTCGACGCGCGCTCGAACGCGGTCTCGCGCGTCGGAGTGGGGTTCAGCAGCAAGGACCTGAAGCCGTTTGACATCCCGCTGCCCAACTCGGCGTTCGGCATCAACAGCCGCTTCGACGACTCGTGGAGCGAGGTGACGTACCGCTTCGTTCTCGATTACGACCTGACGGACGCGAGCATGGCTTACGTCAGCTTCGCCACGGGCTTCATCCCCGGCGGCTTCACGGAGACGTGCTCGAGTCTCACGACGTGCAACCCGTTCGACTCCGAGACGAACTGGAACGTCGAGGTCGGCTTCAAGGGGCAGTTCCTCGAGAACACGCTTCAGACCAACGCCGCGGTCTTCTTCACGCAGTACAAGGATCTGATTCGCTCGCAGGTGGTGCCCTTCACCGATCCGTTCGGCCTGACGACCCAGGAGACGATCAACGTGAACGCCGGCGTGTCGCAGGCGACCGGCATCGAGCTCGAAGGCACGTGGCTGGCGACCGACGGGCTCTCGTTCTCGGGCAACTTCGCGTACCTGCACCACGAGTACGAGAAGTTCGTTCTCAACGGGAACGACCTCTCGGATCTCGACGTGCCGTTCTCGCCCAAGTTCAAGTGGGGCATCACCGGCACGTACGAGCACGAGATTCCGTGGGGCTCGCTCGCTTACAACCTGATCTACAGCCATCAACACAAGGCGCAGATGTCGGTCTTCAACTCACCGAAGACGCAGATGAGTCAGTGGGACACGATCGACGCCAACGTCACGTTCCGGCCCGAAGGCGACCGGTACTTCTTCACCATTTGGGGGAAGAACCTCACCGACGAGCGCACGCGGCTCGCGGCGAACTCGGTTGCCGGCCTCTGGAACTTCACGATGTACGGGCGCCCGCGCTCGTACGGCTTCGAAGTCGGCGTCGAGTTCGGGGGCGAATAG
- a CDS encoding dihydrodipicolinate reductase, with amino-acid sequence MTYRVFQWASGTVGKHAANACLDRGSLELVGLHAYSPAKIGKDVGELLGRAPTGVKVTGSIDAVLASNAEVVIHTPLASLVYGDNPEQDVDDICRLLAGGKNVITAVGYLYPKHHGPKLVERLEAACRAGKSTFHSTGLNPGFMGDLLPLLMSSLSARVERVELREVSNFQYYPSPEIMFDAMGFGSAPEKFEGSNRRRKFWLDGLFGESARMVSDGIGLGVERVEGTLETALASEDLKTAAGVVKRGTVAGQRYRWTGRAGGEERLLSETVWRMHDSVAPEWPRGNHTITLEGKPRLHLELKHDFCSDGLLGTAMHAVNAIPAVCQAAPGIRTFLDLLWIFPAK; translated from the coding sequence ATGACGTACCGAGTCTTCCAATGGGCGAGCGGAACCGTGGGCAAGCACGCCGCGAACGCCTGTCTCGACCGCGGCTCGCTCGAGCTCGTCGGCCTGCACGCGTACTCGCCGGCGAAGATCGGCAAGGACGTGGGCGAGCTGCTCGGCCGCGCGCCCACGGGCGTGAAGGTCACCGGCTCCATCGATGCCGTGCTCGCCTCGAACGCGGAGGTCGTGATTCACACGCCGCTCGCGTCGCTCGTGTACGGCGACAACCCCGAGCAGGACGTGGACGACATCTGCCGCCTGCTCGCCGGCGGCAAGAACGTGATCACCGCGGTCGGGTACCTCTACCCGAAGCACCACGGGCCGAAGCTCGTGGAGCGCCTCGAAGCCGCGTGCCGCGCGGGCAAGAGCACGTTCCACTCGACCGGGCTCAATCCCGGCTTCATGGGCGACCTCCTGCCCTTGCTGATGAGCTCGCTCTCGGCGCGCGTCGAGCGCGTGGAGCTGCGCGAGGTCTCGAACTTCCAGTACTACCCCTCGCCCGAGATCATGTTCGACGCGATGGGCTTCGGCTCCGCGCCGGAGAAGTTCGAGGGCTCGAACCGGCGGCGGAAGTTCTGGCTCGACGGCCTGTTCGGCGAGTCCGCGCGGATGGTCTCGGACGGCATCGGCCTCGGCGTCGAGCGCGTCGAGGGCACGCTCGAGACCGCGCTCGCGAGCGAGGATCTGAAGACCGCGGCCGGCGTCGTGAAGCGCGGGACGGTCGCTGGGCAGCGCTACCGCTGGACCGGCCGCGCGGGCGGCGAGGAGCGGCTGCTCAGCGAGACGGTGTGGCGCATGCACGACTCGGTCGCCCCCGAGTGGCCGCGCGGAAACCACACCATCACGCTCGAAGGCAAGCCCCGCCTGCACCTCGAGCTGAAGCACGACTTCTGCTCGGACGGCCTGCTCGGAACCGCGATGCACGCGGTCAACGCGATCCCCGCGGTCTGCCAAGCGGCGCCGGGGATCCGAACTTTTCTAGACTTGCTGTGGATTTTTCCTGCTAAATGA
- a CDS encoding SDR family NAD(P)-dependent oxidoreductase: MTSIAGKVAFVTGGASGIGLGLAEALAQRGARVVIADIEAAALDRARAQVARGGAEVLALRLDVTDRAAFAAASDAALARFGAVHLLFNNAGVNADGPLDRVTYQDWDWVLGVNLGGVVNGLTTFLPELKRHGREAHVANTASVGGLVGMRNLGIYNASKFAVVGLSEALRADMKPHGVGVSVLCPGVIATALPTSARNRPAALGGGAASAPAPASAAAPQLMTPAQFAAQVMDAVLANRFFVSSHAEFRELVGQRNRAVDASYRGEADPAAVSAMRALIEPF; the protein is encoded by the coding sequence ATGACGAGCATCGCCGGCAAGGTCGCGTTCGTGACGGGCGGCGCGAGCGGCATCGGGCTCGGCCTCGCCGAGGCGCTCGCGCAGCGCGGCGCGCGCGTCGTCATCGCGGACATCGAGGCCGCTGCGCTCGATCGCGCACGCGCGCAGGTTGCGCGCGGCGGCGCCGAAGTGCTGGCGCTGCGCCTCGACGTGACGGATCGCGCCGCCTTCGCCGCTGCCAGCGACGCCGCGCTCGCGCGCTTCGGCGCCGTGCATCTCCTGTTCAACAACGCGGGCGTGAACGCCGACGGCCCGCTCGATCGCGTGACCTACCAGGACTGGGATTGGGTGCTCGGCGTGAATCTCGGCGGCGTCGTGAACGGGCTGACCACGTTCCTCCCCGAGCTGAAGCGCCACGGCCGCGAGGCGCACGTCGCGAACACCGCGTCGGTCGGCGGGCTCGTCGGCATGCGCAACCTCGGCATCTACAACGCCTCGAAGTTCGCAGTGGTCGGCCTCAGCGAAGCGCTGCGCGCGGACATGAAGCCGCACGGCGTCGGCGTCTCGGTGCTCTGCCCCGGCGTGATCGCGACCGCACTCCCGACGAGTGCGCGCAATCGCCCCGCGGCGCTGGGCGGCGGCGCCGCGTCCGCGCCTGCGCCTGCGAGCGCGGCGGCGCCGCAGCTCATGACGCCCGCGCAGTTCGCGGCGCAGGTGATGGATGCGGTCCTCGCGAACCGCTTCTTCGTCTCGAGCCACGCCGAGTTCCGCGAGCTGGTGGGCCAGCGCAATCGCGCCGTCGACGCGAGCTACCGCGGCGAGGCGGATCCCGCAGCCGTCAGCGCGATGCGCGCGCTGATCGAGCCGTTCTGA